The following DNA comes from Stigmatella erecta.
GTGGCGCCGGGCGTGGGCTCCGGTGGCACCGGCAGTGGCGCCGAACTGCACCCCGTAGAAGTCCCGTAGAAGTCCCGTATGAAGTCTCGTCACCGCTCCGCGTCCGCCACGGTTCAGCCGCACCGTGCCCTGCACCGTGCACGCTCCATCCACCCGCCCGCATGGGCCCTTGGTTGCTCGGCTACACGCTTGCCAATCACTGCTCGCGCTTCGCCCCGTGTCTGGACACAAGGCGCTGCGCTGTGTCACTCCTGCTTTGGGTAGTTCTGGGCAGGTGGGCGAGTTTGTGAAGGGCGGGTAGGGCGATGGGTGGGATCAACTCCCTGGAGGGGCAACCCTCCATGTGTGGCGCAGTCGTGCGCCGTTGGCTGGCCGGTAACACCACTGGCAGAAACGCCGAGAACACCGGCGAGAACACTGGCAGAAGCTCCGGTGACAACGCTGGGAACGCCAGCAGCAACGCCAGGGCGCGTCGCTGGTCACTCCAGGCGACGCCGCAGGAGGGGGAACGGCCATGAGCGCGCCCCCTCTGGCTGCGAACACCGCGCCCGCCTTTCTCACCGTGGAGGAAGCCGCCGAACTTCTGCGGGTGAACCGGAAAACCCTCTACGAGGCGATCCGGCTCGAACAGGTGCCCGGGGTTGCACGGCTCGGGCGAATCCTCCGCATCCACCGGGACACGCTGCTAACGTGGAGCCCCGGTAACAGCAGACCTGCGCTCGGAGATTCGAAGTCATGAGCGTCAGACTGCGGCAGTGGAAGACCCAGGAGGGCAAGGTGCAAGAGGCGTGGTGGGTGGACGTCAAGTACCAGCACCCCAGCGGTAGGGTGGAGCGGATCCGGAAGGCTTCGCCCATCAACACCCGCCGGGGGGCTGAAGAGTACGAGCGACAGATACGCCATGCACTCCTGACCGGAACCTTCGGAAAGGAGAACGGCGCGGGCCGCGTCCCCACCCTCGGGGAGTTCGTCCCGCGCTTCCTGACGTACAGCGAGAACAACAACAAGCACTCCAGCGTCGTCACCAAGCGGCAGATCCTGGAGGATCACCTGATCCCCGCGTTCGGCAACATGCCCCTTGATGCCATCGGTCCAGCGGAGATCGAAGACTTCAAGGCGGCCATGCGGAAGAAGCCCTCGGGGGCGCGCGCACGGAAGGAAGCCCCCACGCGGGCGGCCCTCCTCAAGCGCAAGGGCTCCGGTGCGGTGAAACTGCTCTCCCTCAAGTCGATCAACAACGTTCTGACGGTCCTGCACAAGTTGCTGGCACTGGCCCAAGAACAGGGCGTGCTCCAACACGTCCCGCGCGTCAAGCTGTTCAAGACGGACAAGCCCGCCTTTGACTTCCTCTCCTTCGAGGAAGCCGAGCGAATGATCAACGCTGCCGACCCGGAGTGGCGGACGTTGATCCTCGTGGCGCTCAAGACGGGGCTGCGGCTGGGAGAGTTGATCGGGCTCCAGTGGGCAGACCTGGACTTGCAGCGCGGCA
Coding sequences within:
- a CDS encoding helix-turn-helix domain-containing protein, with protein sequence MSAPPLAANTAPAFLTVEEAAELLRVNRKTLYEAIRLEQVPGVARLGRILRIHRDTLLTWSPGNSRPALGDSKS
- a CDS encoding tyrosine-type recombinase/integrase — encoded protein: MSVRLRQWKTQEGKVQEAWWVDVKYQHPSGRVERIRKASPINTRRGAEEYERQIRHALLTGTFGKENGAGRVPTLGEFVPRFLTYSENNNKHSSVVTKRQILEDHLIPAFGNMPLDAIGPAEIEDFKAAMRKKPSGARARKEAPTRAALLKRKGSGAVKLLSLKSINNVLTVLHKLLALAQEQGVLQHVPRVKLFKTDKPAFDFLSFEEAERMINAADPEWRTLILVALKTGLRLGELIGLQWADLDLQRGKLNVRRTIWRGVVGLPKGGRERTVDLPASAVEALRAHRHLCGPYVFCQTDGRSLTAGMTKHPLLRALRRAGVSRPEGSIGWHDLRHTYGSHLAMRGVALKVIQELMGHATIEMTMRYAHLSPEARESAVQELDRPIPQPRAALG